DNA from Microbacterium foliorum:
GGAGACGTTCCTCGCGATCACGGCCGTGCTGGCGACCGCGACGATCATCACGCAGCTCGGCGGCGACGGTGAGAGCATCGCCCTGAAGATCACCGCCGCGCTCATCGTCGCGGCACTGATCGTCGCCGCGTCCGTACTCGGGTATCACACGATCATGCGGATGCAGTCGGTGCTCACCTGGGTCACCGGCGCCGTGACGGTGCTGTACATCGTGCTCGCCGCCCCGACGATCGACATCGCGACGGTCATGGCTCGCCCCGACGGCGGCATCGGCCAGGTGATCGGCGCGCTCGTCATGGTGATGACCGGGTTCGGCCTCGGCTGGATCAACATCGCCGCCGACTGGTCGCGCTATCAGAAGCGCACCGCATCCGATGGAGCGATCGTCGCCTGGAACACGATCGGCGGCTCGGTCGCACCCGTGATCCTCGTGATCTTCGGGCTGCTGCTCGCGGGCTCGAACGATGAGCTCATGAGCGCGATCGCGGCCGACCCGATCGGCGCGCTCGCGACGATCCTGCCGGTCTGGGTGCTCGTGCCGTTCCTGCTCACCGCCGTGCTCGCCCTCGTCTCGGGCGCCGTGCTCGGCATCTACTCCTCGGGCCTCACGCTGTTGAGTCTCGGCATCCGCATCCCCCGCCCGTCCGCGGCAGCGATCGACGGCGTGATCCTCACGATCGGCACGATCTACGTCGTGTTCTTCGCCACGGACTTCCTCGGCCCCTTCCAGAGCTTCCTCATCACGCTGGGCGTTCCGCTGGCCTCGTGGGCCGGCATCCTGATCGCCGACATCCTGCGCCGCCGGAAGGACTACGACGAGTCCGCCCTGTTCGACAGCCGGGGACGGTACGGTGCCTGGGACTGGACCTCGATCGGCACCATGGTCGTCACCAGCGTGATCGGCTGGGGCCTCGTGCTCAACGGTTTCGCGGACGCGGCACCCTGGAACAACTGGCAGGGGTATCTGCTGTTCCTCGTCGGCGGTGTCGACGGCGACTGGGCGTACGCCAACCTCGGCGTCTTCTTCGCCCTCGTGCTGTCGTTCGTCGTCACGTACTTCGCGCGGGCGGCGAAGATCCGGCGTCAGGAGCAGACCGCGTGACGGATGCCGCGGCGGGGCGCGCGGCCGGCGACGTCTGGCTCGTCGTGATCGACCCGCAGGCGATCTTCGCCTCTGCGGACTCTGCCTGGGGATCGCCGTTCTTCGCCGACGCGATGACCCGCATCCGCGCGCTCGCCGACCACTTCGGCGACCGGGTGATCGTGACGCGATGGATGCCGACGGCCGACCGCACCACCTCGTGGGGCGCGTATTTCGCCGCGTGGCCGTTCGCCGATCAGTCGCCGGACGATCCGCTGTTCGACCTCGTTCCCGATGCGGTCGGCCTGTCGCCGCATCCGACCCTTGATCTGCCGACGTTCGGCAAGTGGGGCCGCGAGATCGAGGCGATCGTGGGGCAGGGCGCGCACATCGTGCTGACCGGTGTCGCGACGGACTGCTGCGTGATCTCGACGGCGCTGGCCGCCGCGGATGCCGGAGCCCATGTCACGGTCGTCGCCGACGCGTGCGCGGGATCGACCGCCGAGAATCAGGCCGCGGCGCTGCAGGTCATGGGCCTGTATCCGCCGCAGATCACGATCAGCGACAGCGCGGCGGTGCGCGCCGAGCGGTGAGCCGCCGGCAGGTGCCCGTGACGATCGGCGTGCCTTGTCACGATCAGCGGGCCGTGTCACGATCAGCGGGCCGATCCGACGAATCTGTCCGCGAAACGTGAACTCCTCCGCAGATCGTGACCTGGTTCAGCCCGCCGCCCGCACGGCCGCAGCGATGTCGGCGGGCGACCCCTGCCACGGCGCGCCATGGCCCGGCAGCACCCAGGATGCCGAGACGGCGGCCAGACGGTCGAGCGACGCGAGCGCGGCGGCAGGCTCGTCGGTGAACGGCGCCGGCTGCGCGCCGGTCCGCCCGGTGAGCACGTGACGCGTCGTCAGGGCATCGCCGACGAACACGGCGTCGGCGGCCGGCACGTGCACCGCGATGCTGCCGGGTGAATGCCCCGGCATCCCGATCACGACCGGCGAGCCGGGGAGGTCGAGCACGTCTCCGTCTGCGACCTCCGTGACCTCGGAGACATGCGGGGTGCGCATCGCGTTCTTGCGCAGGCCATAGGCGAGGAACTCGAGCATGGGTCCGATCCGGGCCGGCCCCATCGGCGTCTTCGGCTTCTCGCCGGTGCGCACCCGGTGGGCGTCGGCGGCGTGGATGAACACCGGCACGCCGGCCTCTCGACGCAGGCGCTCGGC
Protein-coding regions in this window:
- a CDS encoding purine-cytosine permease family protein; its protein translation is MTDIKPALIERAGIEIIPESERTATPRDLFWPWFAANVSVFGMSYGSFVLGFGISFWQATLVSVIGIVVSFLLCGLIAIAGKRGSAPTMVLSRAAFGVQGQKVPGIVSWLTSIGWETFLAITAVLATATIITQLGGDGESIALKITAALIVAALIVAASVLGYHTIMRMQSVLTWVTGAVTVLYIVLAAPTIDIATVMARPDGGIGQVIGALVMVMTGFGLGWINIAADWSRYQKRTASDGAIVAWNTIGGSVAPVILVIFGLLLAGSNDELMSAIAADPIGALATILPVWVLVPFLLTAVLALVSGAVLGIYSSGLTLLSLGIRIPRPSAAAIDGVILTIGTIYVVFFATDFLGPFQSFLITLGVPLASWAGILIADILRRRKDYDESALFDSRGRYGAWDWTSIGTMVVTSVIGWGLVLNGFADAAPWNNWQGYLLFLVGGVDGDWAYANLGVFFALVLSFVVTYFARAAKIRRQEQTA
- a CDS encoding cysteine hydrolase family protein; its protein translation is MTDAAAGRAAGDVWLVVIDPQAIFASADSAWGSPFFADAMTRIRALADHFGDRVIVTRWMPTADRTTSWGAYFAAWPFADQSPDDPLFDLVPDAVGLSPHPTLDLPTFGKWGREIEAIVGQGAHIVLTGVATDCCVISTALAAADAGAHVTVVADACAGSTAENQAAALQVMGLYPPQITISDSAAVRAER
- a CDS encoding MBL fold metallo-hydrolase, yielding MKLAPHLHRLGNDIVASYLIDLPEGITLIDAGLPGHWNDLQRELATLGRPMSDIRGLVLTHGDGDHIGFAERLRREAGVPVFIHAADAHRVRTGEKPKTPMGPARIGPMLEFLAYGLRKNAMRTPHVSEVTEVADGDVLDLPGSPVVIGMPGHSPGSIAVHVPAADAVFVGDALTTRHVLTGRTGAQPAPFTDEPAAALASLDRLAAVSASWVLPGHGAPWQGSPADIAAAVRAAG